From a region of the Haematobia irritans isolate KBUSLIRL chromosome 4, ASM5000362v1, whole genome shotgun sequence genome:
- the LOC142234869 gene encoding uncharacterized protein LOC142234869 produces MNDESTSADPYGLNDECVHKDGGVLGGGYLLGLIAFARKFARCILTLTMLFAIVFITFYLCSTSRDNPSMVIPSNALLQVTEAEYTLTTYDWN; encoded by the coding sequence ATGAATGATGAATCAACATCAGCAGATCCTTATGGTTTAAACGATGAGTGTGTGCACAAAGATGGTGGCGTTTTAGGTGGCGGATATTTGCTTGGTCTCATCGCATTCGCCCGTAAATTTGCTCGTTGTATACTAACTCTAACAATGCTCTTTGCCATTGTGTTTATAACGTTCTATTTATGTTCAACATCCCGTGACAATCCATCCATGGTTATTCCAAGTAATGCTCTACTACAAGTGACCGAAGCTGAATATACTCTAACAACTTATGATTGGAATTGA